From one Nitrospira sp. MA-1 genomic stretch:
- the alr gene encoding alanine racemase has protein sequence MIPTRPPSPSDLRHLPPPITVSIRLDALTRNFQQIRQSITSSTKVLAVIKADAYGHGAIPVAQTLEHLGIFGFGVASVMEGIVLREHHIRCPILVMGPLLPEHLPEIIRHQLTPVISRAEIVQQLLELLSPRATPFPIHLKVDTGLHRLGFETDQALSLLTGLSLSTPLIEIQGLLSHFADADNHDPTLTNRQIQSFLAFIDQAKQLGIHKPILHMANSAGILFHPTAHLGMVRPGLMLYGYAPRQESSPQSLTLEPVMQATTYVAHLRSLQPGEIVGYNALFRTRRPSQIAVLPVGYTHGFPRHLTGVGHVLLKGEAAPIIGKICMDMMMVDVTDIPHPTVGDEVMLLGKQGTREITAEDHAGWLKTIPYEVLCGIGGKANRIYLPHIPDSSPSPAPKPSAKKILE, from the coding sequence GTGATACCGACCAGGCCACCTTCACCTTCCGACCTTCGACACCTTCCGCCTCCGATCACCGTTTCTATCCGTCTTGATGCGCTAACCAGAAATTTCCAACAAATCCGGCAATCGATCACTTCGTCGACAAAAGTTCTGGCCGTCATTAAAGCCGATGCCTATGGCCATGGGGCAATCCCTGTAGCTCAAACCCTGGAACACCTGGGCATCTTTGGATTTGGCGTCGCATCGGTCATGGAAGGCATAGTCCTTCGAGAACACCACATCCGCTGCCCCATCCTGGTCATGGGACCACTGCTACCGGAACATCTACCCGAGATTATTCGGCATCAGCTAACACCGGTGATTTCACGGGCCGAAATTGTTCAACAACTTCTGGAGCTACTTTCTCCTCGGGCCACCCCCTTTCCCATTCACCTCAAAGTCGACACCGGATTACACCGACTTGGCTTCGAAACTGATCAAGCCCTCTCTCTACTCACCGGACTATCACTCTCAACTCCTCTCATTGAAATACAGGGCCTCCTGAGCCATTTTGCTGATGCCGACAATCATGACCCCACATTAACCAATAGGCAAATCCAATCATTTCTGGCATTTATCGACCAGGCAAAGCAACTGGGGATCCATAAACCGATTCTTCATATGGCCAATAGCGCAGGAATCCTCTTTCATCCAACTGCCCATTTGGGCATGGTTAGACCTGGATTAATGTTATATGGATACGCACCGCGGCAGGAGAGTTCGCCACAGTCCCTCACGCTTGAACCGGTAATGCAAGCCACCACATACGTGGCCCATCTCCGCTCACTTCAGCCGGGCGAAATTGTGGGATACAATGCTTTGTTCCGCACACGGAGACCATCTCAAATCGCCGTCCTGCCGGTGGGCTATACCCACGGATTTCCCCGTCATCTCACCGGCGTCGGGCATGTCCTACTCAAGGGAGAAGCGGCCCCAATTATTGGAAAAATTTGCATGGATATGATGATGGTGGATGTCACGGACATCCCCCATCCAACTGTTGGAGACGAGGTCATGCTATTGGGAAAACAGGGAACGCGGGAAATAACAGCCGAAGATCATGCCGGATGGTTAAAAACGATTCCCTATGAAGTCTTATGCGGGATCGGAGGAAAGGCAAACCGGATTTACCTTCCCCACATTCCTGACTCTTCTCCGTCACCAGCACCAAAACCGTCAGCAAAAAAAATCCTGGAATGA
- the rpsB gene encoding 30S ribosomal protein S2, protein MVTIKSLLEAGVHFGHQTNRWNPKMKRYIFGEKNGIYIIDLQISLQCFQKAYEFTRDTVAAGESVLFVGTKRQAMGIVEEEANRCGMFFVNQRWLGGMLTNFQTLRRSINQLKKLEAAETDGTYERLKKKEIVRMKKEQAKLEKYLSGIKGMNDIPGCIYILDTRIQHITVKEANRLGIPVIALVDTNCDPEGVDFPIPGNDDAIRSLKLFTGQIADACIEGTEIRRKRQESVANGEGFLPDNPEQGQPSVAANQNSQPV, encoded by the coding sequence ATGGTCACGATTAAATCGTTATTAGAAGCTGGGGTTCACTTCGGGCATCAAACAAATCGGTGGAACCCGAAGATGAAACGCTATATCTTTGGGGAAAAAAACGGCATTTATATTATTGACCTCCAAATTTCTCTTCAATGTTTCCAAAAAGCCTACGAATTTACCCGAGATACGGTGGCTGCAGGGGAATCCGTCTTATTCGTGGGGACGAAGCGGCAAGCCATGGGCATTGTGGAGGAAGAAGCCAATCGTTGTGGAATGTTTTTTGTCAACCAGCGATGGCTGGGTGGCATGTTGACGAATTTCCAGACCCTCCGTCGCAGCATCAATCAACTAAAAAAACTCGAAGCAGCAGAAACCGACGGCACATATGAACGACTGAAGAAAAAAGAAATCGTTCGTATGAAAAAAGAGCAAGCCAAACTTGAAAAATATTTGAGCGGCATCAAAGGCATGAACGATATTCCTGGGTGCATTTATATCTTAGACACCCGTATCCAACATATTACGGTCAAGGAAGCCAATCGTCTTGGCATTCCGGTTATTGCCCTCGTGGACACCAACTGTGACCCTGAAGGCGTAGACTTTCCTATTCCTGGGAATGACGATGCTATTCGATCACTCAAATTATTCACGGGACAAATTGCCGACGCTTGCATCGAAGGTACTGAAATTCGCCGGAAGCGACAGGAGTCAGTCGCAAATGGCGAGGGGTTCCTTCCAGACAACCCTGAACAAGGTCAACCATCAGTTGCGGCAAACCAGAATTCCCAGCCTGTCTAA
- the frr gene encoding ribosome recycling factor, with product MNDPTILKTTQRMEGAIEHLKREFMSLRTGRASLGLLDHITVDYYGTPTPLKQVANLAIPESRMITIQPWDTSQIREIERAIISSELGLTPSNDGKLIRLPIPPLSEERRKDLVKLSKKYGEETKVQIRGFRREGNDELKHLHKESSLTEDAKGRLETEIQKLTDKFIQAVDDLTKKKEEEILAI from the coding sequence ATGAACGATCCAACCATTCTTAAAACTACTCAGCGAATGGAGGGAGCCATCGAGCACCTCAAGAGAGAATTCATGTCTCTCCGAACCGGTCGTGCTTCATTAGGACTACTCGACCATATTACCGTTGATTATTACGGGACGCCCACTCCCCTCAAGCAGGTTGCCAACCTCGCGATTCCTGAGAGCCGTATGATCACCATTCAACCCTGGGATACCTCCCAAATCCGGGAAATTGAACGTGCCATCATTAGTTCGGAATTGGGACTCACTCCCTCCAATGACGGAAAACTCATTCGGCTCCCCATTCCCCCATTGAGCGAAGAACGACGGAAGGATTTAGTCAAACTCAGTAAAAAATATGGGGAAGAGACCAAAGTACAGATTCGTGGATTTCGTCGTGAAGGCAATGACGAACTCAAACACCTTCACAAAGAAAGCTCACTGACAGAAGATGCCAAGGGCCGCCTGGAAACCGAGATCCAAAAACTCACAGACAAATTCATACAGGCCGTCGATGACCTCACCAAGAAAAAGGAGGAGGAAATACTCGCGATCTGA
- a CDS encoding glutamate-5-semialdehyde dehydrogenase: MVEVPLKLYVQALLKGAKEVARPMACISPSAKNQALLAMAESLVDHTQEILEANAKDLAGISKATDQQAHREASERIRISEDTIHLMQQRLLDLQALPDPIGEVSHAWLTTDGMQVHTVRSPLGIVAVVSDMGPLVTVESFGMCMKTNNVCVFRGGTEWFHTNGAIVHYLQKAAVSNGVPEGGLTFLDRSSPEAALEMVRYPQYVQAVITRGSAGLRNGIMEQSRVPVIGFEGGLCHVYVDQDVDLPLAQTIAVNAKLQSPFEANSMDTLLVHQGVSRHLLPGLTRRLLQEFRVTLHGCPKTVSMLGVLEMSGHLGIKVAEETDWGKKYQSLTLNIKVVKDSQEAIDHIGTYAPGHTDTIVTRDYQLAMRFVREVDSSAVMVNASTRLHGGPQFGLGPDIGSNSTRMQGRGPLILSKLTIEKYMVLGTGQLQQPHPVPQAYQDAMMLSAKF; the protein is encoded by the coding sequence ATGGTTGAAGTACCTCTGAAACTGTATGTGCAAGCGCTTCTGAAGGGAGCGAAGGAAGTTGCTCGCCCCATGGCCTGCATATCTCCTAGTGCGAAAAATCAGGCGTTACTGGCGATGGCCGAGAGTTTAGTCGATCATACTCAGGAAATTTTAGAGGCCAATGCAAAAGATTTGGCCGGCATTTCCAAGGCAACTGATCAACAAGCCCATCGTGAGGCATCAGAACGGATTCGAATTTCAGAAGACACGATTCACCTTATGCAGCAACGGCTGTTAGATTTACAGGCTCTTCCTGATCCAATCGGAGAAGTGAGTCATGCCTGGCTGACTACTGATGGCATGCAGGTTCATACGGTACGTTCCCCCCTGGGTATTGTGGCGGTGGTGTCGGATATGGGTCCTCTGGTGACAGTTGAGTCGTTTGGGATGTGCATGAAGACCAATAATGTCTGCGTTTTTCGTGGGGGAACCGAGTGGTTTCATACGAATGGTGCAATTGTTCACTATCTCCAGAAGGCTGCGGTTTCCAATGGGGTCCCCGAAGGGGGATTAACGTTTCTCGACCGGAGTTCCCCGGAGGCAGCCCTGGAAATGGTGCGATATCCTCAATACGTTCAAGCTGTGATTACCCGAGGGAGCGCTGGTTTGCGCAATGGAATCATGGAGCAGTCCAGAGTTCCGGTCATTGGCTTTGAGGGAGGTCTGTGTCATGTGTATGTTGATCAGGATGTTGATCTTCCCCTAGCACAAACGATTGCAGTCAATGCCAAACTTCAATCGCCATTCGAAGCGAATTCTATGGACACCCTTCTGGTGCATCAGGGCGTTTCTCGGCATTTATTGCCAGGATTAACACGAAGACTTCTTCAGGAATTTCGGGTGACCTTGCATGGCTGTCCTAAAACGGTTTCCATGTTGGGTGTTTTGGAAATGAGCGGGCATTTAGGGATTAAGGTGGCGGAGGAAACCGACTGGGGGAAAAAATATCAATCCTTGACCCTGAATATTAAAGTGGTGAAGGATAGTCAGGAGGCCATCGATCATATTGGGACCTATGCCCCAGGACATACGGATACGATTGTGACCCGGGATTATCAGCTGGCCATGCGCTTTGTCCGAGAGGTTGATTCGAGCGCCGTTATGGTAAATGCTTCGACCCGCCTTCATGGAGGACCTCAGTTCGGTCTTGGTCCGGATATCGGAAGTAATAGCACTCGAATGCAAGGGCGAGGTCCTCTTATTCTCTCGAAGCTCACGATTGAAAAATATATGGTATTGGGAACTGGGCAACTCCAACAGCCACACCCGGTACCTCAGGCCTACCAGGATGCGATGATGTTATCTGCCAAGTTTTAG
- a CDS encoding methyltransferase domain-containing protein gives MLGFIMGYEIEENTEYHAELFPYLQSWGLREFRDEASYYGWQRETLSKEELNDFQRLIEHRYREENGKGDIEFYDGLARRDLMPILYSQRLQYFLRIGTAVCRRIAPAQQVLDYGCGVGILTIFFALQHPDVEFVGIDRSPRSIEMACLEAEKRQIRNVRFEISHVPPQQISGTYDLILSTHTLFQAEREPGLPSRTWETFQRANDHQRQEQLEVLTGVQGRLDALMLVLGSIGRMLLFEKTWNLGRRIFFQRALGARGLFPISSPVFCRYRSVDDEVTDGPLYEVARITQGVETLGWNEEPYRASGETLYRCIGIAAEKMGRVLATDQVSASVSGVHSSMGSWMFRFGLWKEIFAWGLCQYSSGLTGLVIGAGADRDLLHQLVETVTYITESDFQQLVHDFWGGMIHAGEDQSAPCYENHHSSAQIIYEGLPSKHVQRESTFQDGERGEMHIELGTTTHLTYLYFANVFDQRQLVLMDEGRAEILTEHYRESLQHRHGPPA, from the coding sequence TTGCTCGGGTTCATTATGGGATATGAAATAGAAGAAAATACTGAATATCATGCGGAGCTTTTCCCTTATTTGCAGTCTTGGGGATTGCGAGAATTTCGTGATGAGGCGTCATACTATGGCTGGCAACGGGAGACGCTTTCCAAAGAGGAATTGAACGATTTTCAACGATTGATCGAACATCGATACCGTGAAGAAAACGGAAAGGGCGACATTGAGTTTTATGATGGATTGGCACGTCGGGATCTTATGCCCATTTTGTATTCCCAGCGGTTGCAATATTTTTTGAGGATAGGAACCGCTGTGTGTCGCCGGATCGCACCGGCTCAACAGGTTTTGGACTATGGTTGTGGGGTTGGCATTCTAACTATATTTTTTGCCCTACAGCATCCTGACGTTGAATTTGTGGGAATCGATCGATCGCCTCGATCGATTGAAATGGCTTGTCTTGAGGCAGAAAAACGACAAATCAGAAATGTTCGCTTTGAGATCTCTCATGTGCCACCACAACAGATTTCCGGAACTTACGATCTCATTCTTTCGACGCATACGTTGTTTCAAGCGGAACGGGAGCCTGGGCTTCCAAGCCGAACCTGGGAAACGTTTCAACGTGCCAATGACCATCAACGACAGGAGCAGCTGGAAGTTCTGACGGGAGTACAGGGACGTTTGGATGCCTTGATGTTGGTATTAGGGTCGATTGGGAGAATGCTCCTTTTTGAAAAAACCTGGAATCTTGGTCGGCGTATTTTCTTTCAACGTGCGTTAGGTGCCAGAGGCTTGTTTCCCATATCTTCGCCGGTTTTCTGCCGGTATCGGTCAGTGGATGATGAGGTGACCGATGGACCCCTGTATGAGGTTGCCCGGATCACACAGGGTGTGGAGACTCTTGGATGGAATGAGGAACCATATCGGGCATCAGGTGAAACACTCTATCGGTGCATCGGGATTGCTGCCGAAAAGATGGGGCGGGTGTTGGCTACAGATCAAGTGAGTGCCAGTGTTTCGGGTGTTCACTCCAGTATGGGGTCCTGGATGTTTCGCTTCGGACTGTGGAAGGAAATCTTTGCTTGGGGTTTGTGTCAGTATTCCTCCGGTTTGACAGGCCTGGTTATTGGAGCTGGGGCGGATCGGGATCTATTACATCAATTGGTTGAAACTGTTACCTACATAACCGAGTCTGACTTTCAACAGTTGGTTCATGACTTTTGGGGCGGCATGATTCACGCTGGGGAGGATCAATCCGCGCCTTGTTACGAAAATCACCATTCCTCTGCACAAATCATCTACGAAGGACTTCCCTCCAAACACGTTCAACGGGAGTCGACTTTTCAAGATGGTGAGAGAGGGGAAATGCATATCGAGTTGGGGACCACAACCCATCTGACATATCTTTATTTCGCCAATGTTTTCGATCAACGTCAGCTTGTACTTATGGATGAAGGTCGAGCTGAGATTCTAACTGAACATTATCGAGAGTCCCTCCAGCATCGACACGGTCCACCTGCCTGA
- the tsf gene encoding translation elongation factor Ts, with protein MSSLSALVKELRGKTGAGILDCQKALQDTENNVEKAIDLLRQKGLAAAQKKAGRETKEGIISSYIHSGSKIGVLIEVNCETDFVARNEEFQAFVKEVALQIAASHPLYIKREDVPADLIEREKNIYLAQIKESGKPEASWEKIIKGKLEKYFQEQCLLEQGFIKDPSISIQDLLSQKIAKLGENLTISRFTRYQLGQD; from the coding sequence ATGTCTAGCTTGAGTGCCTTGGTGAAGGAGTTGCGAGGCAAAACAGGGGCAGGAATCCTTGATTGTCAAAAAGCCCTTCAAGACACAGAAAATAATGTTGAAAAAGCCATCGATCTGTTGCGCCAAAAAGGGTTGGCTGCTGCGCAAAAAAAGGCAGGACGAGAAACCAAAGAGGGCATTATCTCCTCCTATATTCATTCAGGATCAAAAATCGGAGTTCTGATCGAAGTCAATTGTGAAACAGACTTTGTTGCACGAAATGAAGAATTTCAAGCGTTCGTCAAAGAAGTGGCTCTACAAATCGCGGCCTCCCATCCTTTGTATATTAAACGTGAAGACGTTCCGGCTGACTTGATTGAACGGGAAAAAAATATCTATCTCGCGCAGATAAAGGAATCGGGCAAACCCGAAGCGAGTTGGGAAAAAATCATCAAAGGGAAATTGGAAAAATACTTTCAGGAACAATGCCTCCTGGAACAAGGCTTCATTAAGGATCCCAGCATCAGCATCCAAGATCTCCTTTCGCAGAAAATCGCAAAATTAGGGGAAAACCTCACGATCAGTCGCTTTACGCGCTACCAACTCGGCCAGGACTAA
- the pyrH gene encoding UMP kinase has protein sequence MSLKYRRVLLKISGEMLAGEQTYGIQPSVLHNLADEIADVLTMKVEIAIVIGGGNIFRGLAASASGMERASADYMGMLATMLNALALQNALEKKDVPTRVLSAIEMRQLAESYIRRRAIRHLEKKRVVIFAAGTGNPYFTTDTAAALRAMEIGADVIMKGTKVDGIYDADPMTTPTAKRFTELPFLSVLNKSLKVMDATAITLCMDNDLPIIVFNLTSSGNIRKILEGEPIGTIVSKNALVT, from the coding sequence ATGTCGCTCAAATATCGCCGGGTTCTCTTAAAGATCAGTGGAGAAATGCTTGCTGGGGAACAAACCTACGGCATTCAGCCTTCCGTTTTACATAACCTCGCAGACGAAATTGCCGACGTCCTGACCATGAAGGTGGAAATCGCCATTGTGATTGGAGGTGGCAACATTTTCAGAGGCCTCGCTGCGAGTGCCTCTGGCATGGAACGAGCTTCGGCCGATTATATGGGCATGCTCGCGACCATGTTGAATGCTCTGGCTTTGCAAAATGCGTTAGAGAAAAAAGACGTCCCCACCAGGGTCTTATCGGCAATTGAGATGCGTCAGTTAGCCGAAAGCTACATTCGTCGTCGGGCTATTCGGCATTTGGAAAAAAAACGTGTGGTGATTTTCGCCGCTGGCACCGGCAATCCATACTTTACCACCGACACGGCCGCCGCGCTCCGGGCCATGGAAATTGGTGCGGATGTGATCATGAAAGGCACGAAGGTTGATGGAATCTACGACGCGGACCCGATGACGACACCCACGGCAAAACGCTTCACGGAATTACCATTTTTATCGGTGCTCAATAAAAGCCTGAAAGTCATGGACGCTACAGCCATCACGCTGTGCATGGATAATGATCTGCCTATCATTGTCTTCAATCTGACGTCCTCAGGAAACATCAGAAAAATCCTTGAGGGAGAACCGATCGGCACCATTGTCTCCAAAAATGCGCTTGTCACTTAA